A stretch of the Campylobacter sp. 19-13652 genome encodes the following:
- a CDS encoding disulfide bond formation protein B translates to MLNQKSFNFIMATAVFLVLALPVGIANFYLGYVVGEGPCTLCWQERIGMVVTGVAGILILRYGLKLRYIAAVFISGGYGMFMTLRHTSFMSSRDMGMGFGGDIFGAHTYTWGVLVYWVVIIFMGVLLLLVKKGDFKDEITSNDTKIKPLSAYSKFVIFLSFIVIASNAVQAFISAGPPPFVGKGSPERISLEKNTWILNVWPKLKKPLSFTGANVVETPYMAGVNEASAIKFDKNPQNGAFSELLATPKIINSKKLPFKATGIFDKGGASGLAYDALNNEFAVVNSDGGVYFIDENLNPTASAIIDMPNGRNLKLLADATFVNGTLIITGINKTLVAIKRASKEQVDTYKEWVTLRNTTGGLVLPWQQDRPYVLTVRAKKSYVATLASEPNNHYMYMLSVPNEKSKKQTLIKIDTNDRLLSAETPLNSAVPLKDGRDLGDYYITAAAFSGDMLYAYSKNYNTLMQINKDSAKVLKAYGMPDVGDVMSMEIVDEKLYLLSKNQSQDEIFILNMPE, encoded by the coding sequence ATGCTAAATCAAAAATCATTTAATTTTATAATGGCAACTGCCGTATTTTTAGTCCTAGCCCTGCCTGTTGGCATAGCAAATTTCTACCTAGGATACGTCGTGGGCGAGGGTCCTTGCACCCTGTGCTGGCAAGAGCGCATAGGCATGGTCGTAACTGGCGTAGCAGGCATACTCATACTGCGCTACGGGTTAAAACTACGATATATTGCCGCAGTATTTATAAGCGGCGGATACGGCATGTTTATGACGCTTAGACACACGTCATTTATGTCTAGTAGAGACATGGGAATGGGCTTTGGAGGAGATATTTTTGGCGCACATACTTATACATGGGGAGTGCTGGTTTACTGGGTAGTCATTATATTTATGGGCGTACTTTTACTACTTGTTAAAAAGGGCGATTTTAAAGATGAGATAACCTCAAACGATACAAAAATAAAGCCACTAAGCGCATATTCTAAATTTGTCATATTTTTAAGCTTTATAGTCATCGCCTCAAACGCCGTTCAAGCCTTTATTTCAGCTGGTCCACCACCATTTGTCGGCAAAGGCAGCCCAGAGCGCATAAGCCTAGAGAAAAACACCTGGATACTTAACGTTTGGCCAAAGCTGAAAAAGCCGCTTAGCTTTACTGGCGCAAACGTCGTCGAGACTCCGTATATGGCTGGCGTAAATGAAGCTTCAGCCATTAAATTTGATAAAAATCCACAAAATGGCGCTTTTAGCGAGCTTTTAGCCACACCTAAAATAATAAATAGCAAAAAGCTACCATTTAAGGCCACTGGGATATTTGACAAAGGCGGAGCTAGTGGGCTAGCATATGACGCGCTTAATAACGAATTTGCTGTGGTTAATAGCGACGGCGGGGTATATTTCATCGATGAAAATCTAAACCCAACCGCAAGTGCCATCATAGATATGCCAAATGGCAGGAATTTAAAGCTATTAGCAGACGCCACGTTCGTAAATGGCACTCTAATCATAACAGGCATAAATAAAACCCTAGTCGCCATAAAGCGCGCCTCAAAAGAGCAAGTTGACACTTACAAAGAGTGGGTAACGCTTAGAAACACAACTGGCGGACTAGTGCTTCCATGGCAGCAAGACCGCCCTTACGTGCTAACAGTGCGTGCCAAAAAAAGCTACGTCGCAACACTAGCGAGCGAGCCAAACAACCACTACATGTATATGCTAAGCGTGCCAAATGAAAAAAGCAAAAAGCAAACCCTGATCAAAATAGACACAAACGATCGGCTATTAAGCGCTGAAACGCCGCTAAACTCAGCTGTACCACTAAAAGACGGACGAGACTTAGGGGATTATTACATCACAGCAGCGGCATTTAGTGGTGATATGCTTTATGCTTACTCAAAAAATTACAACACTCTTATGCAAATCAATAAAGACAGCGCAAAGGTACTCAAAGCCTATGGTATGCCTGATGTTGGGGATGTAATGAGCATGGAGATAGTGGACGAGAAGCTTTATTTGCTTAGCAAAAATCAAAGCCAAGATGAAATTTTCATACTAAATATGCCAGAGTAA
- a CDS encoding MFS transporter, with product MFGFLSSKQGKTVPPAQVLDTYNRLRWNAIFGIFIGYAAYYIIRNNFILSTPYLKSELGFDKADIGLISGTSLVIYGLSKGFMSVLADKSNPKWFMIFGLLLSALVNLMMGFSTAFWLFFILVCANGLFQGMGAGPAYVVLASWYPRKGRGLITSIFNSSHNVGGGLVAPITGGAMAWLGSDAEFFGMHSWQMANFIVPVAVVLFIAAIFAIFGVGKTYNEGLPPLNEILHNDKDELVVAKEDGEKLSSWQILKGYILNDKNVWFVSFIDVFTYMIRFGVLTWLPLYLLETKGFSKKDMSVAFAIFEWSAIISTIAAGYLTDTFFKGRRMPLSIICLVIVGAAMFIYKGGDTLGVVTLGAGIIGCFIYVPMFLSSLQTIELVPPFAAGSATGLRGLLSYVLGSFSGTALIGYVAQHYGWDWGFYLLMFAVVACIFCCYMVHLGVLRLEAKKKAGA from the coding sequence ATGTTTGGCTTTTTAAGCTCAAAACAGGGCAAAACAGTGCCGCCAGCACAGGTGCTTGATACCTACAATCGCTTGCGATGGAACGCTATTTTTGGCATATTTATAGGCTATGCGGCATATTACATTATACGTAATAATTTCATTCTTTCAACACCATATTTAAAATCTGAGCTAGGTTTTGATAAGGCCGATATTGGGCTAATTTCTGGCACTTCGCTTGTAATTTATGGGCTTAGTAAGGGATTTATGTCTGTGCTAGCTGATAAATCAAATCCAAAGTGGTTTATGATTTTTGGACTTTTGCTCTCAGCGCTTGTAAATTTAATGATGGGTTTTAGCACCGCATTTTGGCTATTTTTCATTTTAGTTTGCGCAAACGGACTATTTCAAGGTATGGGCGCAGGTCCTGCTTACGTGGTGCTAGCTAGCTGGTACCCTAGAAAAGGTAGGGGGTTAATCACCTCAATCTTTAATAGCTCGCACAACGTTGGCGGCGGACTTGTTGCGCCCATTACTGGCGGGGCGATGGCATGGCTAGGAAGTGATGCGGAGTTTTTTGGGATGCATAGCTGGCAGATGGCAAATTTTATAGTGCCAGTTGCAGTGGTGCTTTTTATAGCGGCGATTTTTGCTATCTTTGGTGTGGGCAAAACCTATAACGAGGGCTTACCACCGCTAAATGAGATACTGCATAATGACAAAGATGAGCTAGTCGTAGCTAAAGAGGATGGCGAAAAGCTAAGTAGTTGGCAAATTTTAAAAGGCTATATATTAAATGATAAAAACGTCTGGTTTGTGAGCTTTATTGATGTCTTTACCTATATGATACGCTTTGGGGTGCTTACGTGGCTGCCGCTTTATTTGCTTGAGACAAAGGGCTTTAGCAAAAAGGATATGAGTGTGGCATTTGCGATATTTGAGTGGTCGGCCATCATATCAACAATCGCTGCTGGTTATCTTACAGATACATTTTTTAAAGGGCGCCGTATGCCGCTATCGATTATATGCTTAGTCATCGTTGGCGCTGCTATGTTTATCTATAAAGGTGGCGATACACTAGGCGTTGTTACGCTTGGAGCTGGCATTATAGGTTGCTTTATCTATGTGCCGATGTTTCTTAGCTCCTTGCAAACCATCGAGCTTGTGCCGCCGTTTGCAGCTGGGTCTGCTACTGGATTAAGGGGGCTTTTAAGCTATGTGCTTGGTAGCTTTTCAGGTACGGCGCTTATTGGCTACGTGGCGCAGCACTATGGCTGGGACTGGGGATTTTACCTACTTATGTTTGCTGTGGTAGCTTGCATATTTTGCTGCTATATGGTTCATTTAGGAGTACTTAGGCTAGAAGCAAAGAAAAAAGCTGGAGCATAA
- a CDS encoding DnaJ C-terminal domain-containing protein, giving the protein MSNSLYETLGVSQSASADEIKKAYRRLARKYHPDINKDAGAEEKFKEINAAYEILSDEQKRAQYDRYGDSMFGGQSFSDFTRSAGSSDDLNDILRNIFGGSGFGGARFGGFGSFGADFGGGFSSFSSDRFSDTDLDTKAKIVIPFNVAISGGEHSINLNGDSIKIKIPAGINEGEKLRIKGKGRNGADLILTVSLEASSEYERDGDDLYKDVIIPLKTMLFGGKITVSTPKKEKPEVTVKIAAGTKTGAKIRLKGYGVQNRKSKLYGDLYLRTRVGLPDVDKLDDKLVELMKEKLPE; this is encoded by the coding sequence ATGAGTAATAGCTTATACGAGACTTTAGGCGTGAGCCAGTCTGCTAGTGCTGATGAGATTAAAAAAGCATACAGGCGTTTGGCTCGCAAGTACCATCCAGACATAAATAAAGACGCAGGGGCGGAGGAGAAATTTAAGGAGATAAATGCAGCCTATGAAATCCTAAGCGATGAGCAAAAAAGGGCGCAGTATGACCGTTATGGTGATAGTATGTTTGGTGGACAGAGCTTTAGCGATTTTACCAGAAGTGCTGGCAGCAGCGATGATTTAAATGATATACTTAGAAATATCTTTGGAGGTAGTGGCTTTGGTGGGGCTAGATTTGGAGGCTTTGGCTCTTTTGGGGCAGATTTTGGCGGAGGATTTAGTTCATTTAGCTCAGATAGATTTAGTGATACAGACTTAGACACAAAGGCTAAGATTGTAATACCATTTAACGTCGCTATAAGCGGTGGGGAGCACTCTATAAATTTAAACGGCGATAGCATAAAAATAAAAATTCCAGCTGGTATAAATGAGGGCGAAAAGCTACGCATAAAGGGCAAGGGGCGAAACGGCGCAGACTTAATTTTAACAGTCAGCCTTGAGGCAAGTAGCGAATACGAAAGAGATGGCGATGATTTATATAAAGATGTTATAATTCCTTTAAAAACCATGCTGTTTGGCGGTAAAATTACAGTTTCAACTCCTAAAAAAGAAAAGCCAGAGGTAACAGTCAAAATAGCAGCAGGCACAAAAACAGGCGCTAAAATTCGCCTAAAAGGCTACGGCGTACAAAACCGCAAAAGCAAGCTTTATGGAGATTTGTACTTGCGCACTAGAGTAGGCTTACCTGATGTGGATAAGCTTGATGATAAGCTAGTGGAGCTTATGAAAGAAAAATTACCGGAGTAA
- a CDS encoding cation:proton antiporter translates to MDKILVAFLLTTALTVVLNLIFKRFSIPTIIGYIVTGTLISEAFDFKSSDEVLHLAEFGIVFLMFTIGLEFSFKHLLQMRREVFVNGSLQFLLCGGLLGLLAYYLLNLNEKSALIVGLSLALSSTAIVLKTLNDSGEITQLYGRKSLGILLFQDIAVIPILLMIDIFSNKDASVKELLLQTALSAGVLLVLLYLIGRYVINWVFYKVLQTNSQEIFIATILFMVVGASSLAHFFGFSYSLGAFLAGMLLAETEYKHQIEADLIPFRDLLLGLFFVTVGMQLNLAMIASNISLILVLLVVALAIKAVVVFAILVLYVNRRTSAKAALAIFQVGEFALAIFALLVSRGFLASDTAQILIAVSVISMFITPFVLKNLNQIANLIEREVQTPRQNELTKPQKIKNHIVIFGYGKLGQEVVLRVKEQNLLYLVLESDINLVELGRSRGENVFLGNATQQSTFENACINTAAAVIVTVSNEQKLELITQSLSHYAPNVQSVIRFRGNDEKELFSDLGDHFHLVREERAVARILVHEALQCKIKSDTTPL, encoded by the coding sequence GTGGATAAAATCCTTGTAGCTTTTTTGCTGACAACAGCGCTTACTGTAGTGCTAAATCTCATCTTTAAGCGCTTTAGTATACCAACTATCATAGGCTACATAGTTACAGGTACGCTTATTTCTGAGGCATTTGATTTTAAAAGCAGCGATGAGGTGCTTCATTTGGCTGAGTTTGGGATTGTGTTTTTGATGTTTACAATAGGTCTTGAGTTTAGCTTTAAGCACCTTTTGCAAATGCGCCGTGAAGTCTTTGTCAACGGCTCGCTTCAGTTTTTGCTATGTGGCGGATTGCTCGGACTTTTGGCGTATTATCTTTTAAATTTAAACGAAAAATCAGCCCTAATAGTGGGGCTATCTCTAGCGCTTTCATCTACTGCTATCGTGCTAAAGACACTAAATGACAGTGGAGAGATAACCCAGCTATATGGGCGCAAATCGCTTGGGATTTTGCTATTTCAGGATATTGCCGTCATCCCAATACTGCTTATGATTGACATTTTCTCAAATAAGGATGCAAGCGTAAAAGAGCTGCTTTTGCAGACTGCGCTTAGTGCTGGCGTGCTTTTGGTGCTGCTTTATTTAATAGGCAGATATGTTATTAACTGGGTGTTTTATAAGGTTCTTCAGACAAATTCTCAAGAGATTTTCATAGCGACCATACTTTTTATGGTTGTTGGGGCTAGCTCGCTTGCGCATTTTTTTGGATTTTCTTACTCGTTGGGAGCGTTTTTAGCAGGAATGCTACTAGCTGAAACTGAATACAAGCACCAAATAGAAGCCGACCTTATACCGTTTCGTGACCTTCTTTTGGGGCTATTTTTTGTTACCGTAGGTATGCAGCTAAACCTTGCTATGATAGCTAGCAACATCTCCTTAATCCTAGTGCTTTTAGTAGTAGCTCTTGCTATAAAGGCGGTTGTGGTTTTTGCTATTTTGGTTCTTTACGTAAACCGCCGCACATCGGCTAAGGCTGCGCTTGCTATATTTCAGGTGGGTGAGTTTGCGCTTGCTATTTTTGCGCTTTTGGTTTCGCGCGGATTTTTGGCTTCTGATACGGCACAAATTTTAATCGCAGTTTCTGTTATTTCTATGTTTATTACCCCTTTTGTGCTTAAAAATTTAAACCAAATAGCAAATTTAATAGAGCGCGAAGTCCAGACACCACGTCAAAACGAGCTTACAAAGCCGCAAAAAATCAAAAATCACATAGTCATTTTTGGCTATGGAAAGTTAGGGCAGGAGGTGGTTTTGCGGGTGAAAGAGCAGAATTTATTATACCTCGTGCTTGAAAGCGATATAAATTTAGTCGAGCTTGGTAGAAGTCGTGGGGAGAATGTATTTTTGGGTAATGCAACCCAGCAAAGCACATTTGAAAATGCCTGCATAAACACTGCTGCTGCTGTGATAGTAACGGTAAGCAACGAACAAAAATTAGAGCTAATCACGCAAAGTCTATCCCACTACGCACCAAATGTGCAAAGCGTAATTCGATTTCGTGGCAATGACGAAAAAGAGCTTTTTTCTGATTTGGGTGATCATTTCCATCTTGTGCGCGAAGAGCGAGCCGTGGCTAGGATACTCGTACATGAGGCACTTCAGTGCAAGATAAAAAGTGATACTACACCTCTTTAG
- the hcp gene encoding hydroxylamine reductase, whose translation MSEKALKMFCHQCEMSAPGGCGSKGQDKGTCGKDSTKARLQDMMIFGLKGMSAYRHHANELGANTKAVDDVIAQTLYFTLTNMNFNFNEHIEQLLRVGKAGVEVMDLLSNAHTSTYGVPSPVRVTQNKAQGKGILVSGHNLHMLKALLEQTEGKGINIYTHSEMLPAHAYPELNKFKHLKGNIGKAWFDQTKLFNEWRGAIIMSTNCIVPLRANCEYADRLFGYDIAGTEGVTHINGDDFSPVIEKALSLPDVDNFNSDETIVTGHHYKAVLPMAGEILEAVKSGKIQRFFVIAGCDAPGKDRDYYRELATSLPNDCVILTSSCGKFRFNDVDFGTVPGTNIPRYLDLGQCNDSNGAVKIALALSEATGIAINDLPISIVLMWMEQKAIIILLALLYLGVKNINVGPSLPEFFNEEILNFLVENYNIALISGDAQADMKKFLGK comes from the coding sequence ATGAGCGAAAAAGCTTTAAAAATGTTCTGTCATCAGTGCGAGATGAGCGCACCAGGCGGCTGTGGTAGCAAAGGGCAAGATAAGGGCACCTGTGGCAAAGATAGCACAAAAGCTAGACTTCAGGATATGATGATATTTGGGCTAAAGGGGATGAGTGCGTATCGTCATCACGCTAACGAGCTAGGCGCAAACACCAAAGCAGTAGATGATGTCATCGCTCAGACGCTTTATTTTACGCTAACAAATATGAACTTTAACTTTAACGAACACATTGAGCAGCTTTTGCGAGTGGGCAAGGCTGGCGTGGAAGTAATGGATCTATTAAGCAACGCCCACACTAGCACCTACGGCGTGCCAAGCCCAGTTAGAGTAACGCAAAATAAAGCCCAAGGTAAGGGCATACTCGTAAGCGGACACAACCTACATATGCTAAAAGCCCTACTAGAGCAAACCGAAGGCAAGGGCATAAACATCTACACCCACTCAGAAATGCTCCCAGCCCACGCCTACCCAGAGCTAAATAAATTTAAACACCTAAAAGGCAATATCGGCAAGGCGTGGTTTGACCAGACTAAGCTATTTAACGAGTGGCGGGGCGCAATCATAATGAGCACAAACTGCATCGTCCCACTACGTGCAAACTGCGAGTATGCTGATAGATTATTTGGCTACGACATAGCAGGCACTGAGGGCGTAACACACATAAATGGCGATGACTTTAGCCCAGTCATAGAAAAAGCCTTAAGCCTGCCTGATGTAGATAACTTTAACTCAGATGAGACAATCGTAACAGGACACCACTACAAAGCCGTCCTACCAATGGCTGGCGAGATACTTGAGGCTGTAAAAAGCGGAAAAATTCAAAGATTTTTCGTAATCGCAGGCTGCGACGCACCAGGCAAAGATAGGGATTATTACAGAGAGCTAGCCACGAGCCTGCCAAACGACTGCGTGATCCTTACTTCAAGCTGTGGTAAATTCCGCTTTAACGACGTGGATTTTGGCACAGTTCCTGGCACAAACATACCTCGCTACCTAGACCTAGGACAATGCAACGACAGCAACGGCGCCGTTAAAATCGCCCTAGCCCTAAGCGAAGCCACAGGCATAGCCATAAACGACCTACCAATCTCAATCGTGCTAATGTGGATGGAGCAAAAGGCTATCATAATCCTGCTCGCCCTACTCTACCTAGGCGTGAAAAACATAAACGTAGGTCCTAGCTTGCCTGAGTTTTTCAACGAAGAGATATTAAACTTCCTAGTCGAAAACTATAACATCGCTCTAATCAGCGGCGACGCACAGGCTGATATGAAAAAATTCCTAGGCAAATAA
- a CDS encoding peptidase M50, translating to MVALGTFAPPFSLVGGYFSLGVLGLIASIFGFYFADFDAIFSFSAAGFLHLFLLGFVLSIIIGALYQLTSVITQKPFFTLKGAYLILFCYALALVAFVGGFFAGNSLLLLFGGGLLFASLCYFGIAYALSFLGLKELNFACLALLISSIYLIIGIFLGFALVLSLNGVLALSFDFDTVIKLHIYFVLGFMFFVIVGAASVLLPMFSLAHGLKLYFSKIAMGLYFGAFVGFFIDENIVLLFVILAIFCFVAEMALIFFKRVRKALDYWNINIIIAAISVMACLVCLFFDYTNRALFLFCFGFLSCFIIAHLYKIVPFLVWYHFVSPFVGKAKVPLLDEMINKPLAYLQIAFSTVSLILAGFNSFLFSAFLQLIAASFLAINILFIARYVKFKG from the coding sequence ATGGTCGCACTTGGGACTTTTGCGCCGCCATTTTCTTTGGTGGGCGGATATTTTTCGCTTGGTGTGCTTGGGTTAATAGCCAGTATTTTTGGCTTTTATTTTGCCGATTTTGATGCGATTTTTAGCTTTAGTGCGGCTGGATTTTTGCACCTATTTTTACTTGGCTTCGTGCTTAGCATTATTATAGGCGCGCTTTATCAGCTTACTTCAGTCATCACTCAAAAGCCCTTTTTTACGCTTAAGGGGGCGTATTTAATCCTATTTTGTTACGCTTTGGCTTTGGTGGCTTTTGTGGGTGGGTTTTTTGCTGGGAATTCTTTGCTTTTGCTATTTGGTGGGGGCTTGCTTTTTGCTTCACTTTGCTATTTTGGCATTGCTTATGCGCTTAGCTTTTTGGGGCTTAAGGAGCTTAATTTTGCCTGCTTAGCGCTTTTAATTTCATCTATTTATCTTATTATAGGCATTTTCTTGGGCTTTGCTTTGGTGCTATCTCTTAACGGCGTTCTCGCACTTAGCTTTGATTTTGATACCGTTATTAAGCTTCACATTTATTTTGTACTTGGATTTATGTTTTTTGTCATTGTGGGGGCTGCTAGCGTACTTTTGCCGATGTTTAGCCTAGCGCATGGGCTTAAGCTATATTTTAGCAAGATTGCTATGGGTTTATATTTTGGTGCTTTTGTGGGGTTTTTTATAGATGAAAATATTGTTTTATTGTTTGTGATTTTGGCTATTTTTTGCTTTGTGGCTGAGATGGCTTTGATATTTTTTAAAAGGGTAAGAAAGGCGCTTGATTATTGGAATATTAACATTATAATTGCTGCTATTTCGGTTATGGCTTGCCTTGTTTGTCTATTTTTTGACTATACAAATAGGGCGCTGTTTTTATTCTGCTTTGGCTTTTTGTCTTGCTTTATCATCGCTCATCTTTATAAGATAGTGCCGTTTTTGGTGTGGTATCATTTTGTTAGTCCATTTGTTGGTAAGGCAAAGGTGCCGCTGCTTGATGAGATGATAAATAAGCCACTTGCTTATTTGCAGATTGCTTTTAGTACCGTTTCTCTTATTTTGGCTGGCTTTAATAGCTTTTTGTTTTCTGCTTTTTTACAGCTAATTGCAGCTAGCTTTTTGGCTATAAATATACTTTTTATAGCTAGGTATGTTAAATTTAAAGGATAA
- a CDS encoding Do family serine endopeptidase, with protein sequence MKKAYLLSCILAASLMAGEIKFIDAPSDFNRIDASKSDAVLSYHNSIKDAKASVVNISTTKTMLGSSGIEGLFPDPFLRDFFNQFLPNLDQNKKQKLHSLGSGVIISNDGYIITNNHVIDGAEEINVTLANDGMEYQAKLIGTDEKTDIAVIKIDAKDLPSIKMADSSKLLEGDVVFAIGNPFGVGESVTQGIISALNKDNIGLNQYENFIQTDASINPGNSGGALVDTRGALVGINTAILSRSGGNNGIGFAIPSNMVKQIATQLITTGKIERGYIGVGISNLNRKQKEIYQNKDGALINSVEAGSPADQAGIKRGDLIIKIDQTPIKNVTDLKNTIAAKPAGSNIKVEFERAGKVSSTTIKIISMDKAQGAISAKSFYGLKVKELSKELRYQLRIDKSVNGVLVSNVAPNSKAEAAGFEPGDIIVQIAESTISNVAEFEKAMSEISGKKAIIWVRRKNGATEGLVLK encoded by the coding sequence ATGAAAAAAGCCTACTTATTATCTTGTATACTAGCAGCCTCTCTTATGGCTGGTGAGATTAAATTTATTGACGCTCCAAGCGATTTTAACCGCATAGACGCAAGCAAAAGCGACGCCGTGCTTTCATATCATAACTCCATAAAAGACGCAAAAGCCTCAGTCGTAAACATATCAACAACGAAAACAATGCTAGGTAGTAGCGGTATTGAGGGGTTATTTCCTGATCCATTTTTACGAGACTTTTTCAATCAATTTCTACCAAATTTAGATCAAAACAAAAAGCAAAAACTACACTCGCTCGGCTCTGGCGTAATAATATCAAATGACGGATACATAATAACAAATAATCATGTAATAGATGGCGCTGAGGAGATAAACGTAACTCTAGCAAACGACGGAATGGAGTATCAAGCAAAGCTAATAGGTACTGACGAAAAAACAGACATAGCTGTGATTAAAATAGACGCTAAAGACCTGCCTAGCATAAAAATGGCTGATAGCAGCAAGCTTCTTGAGGGCGATGTAGTATTTGCCATAGGAAACCCTTTTGGCGTTGGCGAGAGTGTAACGCAGGGCATAATCTCGGCCTTAAATAAAGACAACATAGGGCTAAATCAGTATGAGAATTTTATCCAAACAGACGCCAGCATAAACCCTGGAAACTCAGGCGGTGCACTAGTGGATACTAGAGGCGCATTAGTGGGGATAAATACCGCTATTTTAAGCCGAAGTGGCGGAAATAACGGCATAGGATTTGCGATACCTTCAAATATGGTTAAGCAAATCGCAACCCAGCTAATCACAACAGGAAAGATAGAAAGAGGCTACATCGGCGTAGGCATATCAAACCTAAACCGGAAACAAAAAGAGATATACCAAAACAAAGACGGAGCCTTGATAAATAGCGTAGAGGCTGGCTCTCCAGCAGATCAAGCTGGGATAAAGCGAGGAGATTTAATCATAAAAATAGATCAAACACCTATAAAAAATGTAACAGACCTTAAAAATACAATAGCCGCAAAACCAGCAGGAAGCAACATAAAAGTAGAATTTGAGCGAGCCGGAAAAGTGTCAAGCACCACAATAAAAATCATAAGCATGGATAAAGCCCAAGGCGCAATAAGCGCAAAGTCATTTTATGGACTAAAAGTAAAAGAACTAAGCAAAGAGTTGCGCTACCAGCTAAGGATAGATAAAAGCGTAAACGGCGTATTAGTAAGCAACGTCGCACCAAATTCAAAAGCAGAAGCTGCGGGCTTTGAACCAGGAGATATAATCGTGCAAATTGCAGAAAGCACAATCTCAAACGTAGCTGAGTTTGAAAAAGCTATGTCTGAAATAAGTGGCAAAAAAGCCATAATCTGGGTAAGACGCAAAAATGGCGCAACAGAGGGACTAGTGCTAAAATAG
- a CDS encoding heat shock protein transcriptional repressor HspR has protein sequence MQNKYHEPVYLISVVAKVLNIHPQTLRQYEKEGLIEPSRTDGRMRLYSQRDVDRVKMILRLTRDLGVNLAGVDVILQLKERIEEHQNTIDELRAELEKIGTIIPTKKSLVKRKSNFDLIFYEEK, from the coding sequence ATGCAAAACAAATATCACGAACCAGTCTATCTAATAAGCGTCGTCGCAAAGGTGCTAAACATACACCCCCAAACCCTTCGTCAGTACGAAAAAGAGGGACTTATAGAGCCTTCTCGTACGGATGGACGCATGAGGCTTTACTCGCAGCGTGATGTAGACCGTGTAAAGATGATACTGCGTCTAACTCGCGATTTGGGCGTAAATTTAGCTGGTGTTGACGTGATACTTCAGTTAAAAGAGCGCATCGAAGAGCATCAAAATACCATAGATGAGCTAAGGGCTGAACTAGAAAAAATAGGCACTATCATACCTACTAAAAAGTCGCTAGTAAAGCGTAAGAGCAACTTTGATCTTATATTTTACGAGGAAAAATAG